The segment CCCTTGTCCAGTGGATCACAACGATTTATCTTTTGATGATTTCAATCGTTGTGCCCTTATCGACCTATCTTCATAAAAATTTCAGCATACGTACATTGTTCCTAGTATCCAATATGGCTTTTCTTGCTGGCCTGTTTACTGATTTTATTGCACCGAATTTCGCGATACTGTTGTTAGGAAGATTATTACAAGGGATTGCTACGGGGATCGCTTTGCCGTTGATGTTTCATATTATCTTGACCTATGCGCCGTTGAATCAACGAGGAACCATGATGGGCCTTGGCACCCTGACTACTTCGATTGCACCGGCGATCGGACCAACTTATGGCGGAATTCTGACCTCTGCGCTTTCTTGGCATTATATTTTTATTTTCTTAGTTCCGGTACTGCTGCTCTCCCTTAGCCTGGGTTTATATGCGATTCCTGAAAAAAAAGTCATCAAAACTGGCCGGTTAGATCTACTCAGCCTTTTAGGATTGGTTCTTTTATTTAGCGGCAGTCTGATTTTTCTAAGTCTTTTAGGAGAACCGCTCAGTTGGCTAGCACTATTGATTGGCGTGTGTGGCGCAGGATTATTTTATCTACGTACACTACATCTAGACCACCCTTTGCTAAAATTAACTGTTTTTAAAAATAAAGCGTTTAGTCTTTTTCTATTCAGCTTCTTAGTTTATCAATTTTTATTATTGGGCATTTCGTTTGTGTTACCTAATTTTATTCAAATTGTTCAAGGTCAAAGCGCATTTGTTGCTGGTTTAGCTATGCTGCCGGGGGCTACGATCGGCGCGGTTCTTTCACCGATCTCAGGAAAAATTTTAGATCAAGCAGGCCCTAAAAAACCGATCCTCATCGGCTTAATGTTGGCAATAATCGGCTGGTCTGCTCTGCTTATTTTCTTAGGAATCAGTCCTTTATGGGGGTTGATTGCAGGGCATGTCTTTTATATGATCGGTTTAGGATTATCTTATAGTAACTTGATGACAACTGGGATGAACTCGCTCCCTCCTGAGTTACAAAATGACGGCAATGCGATTTTCAATACATTGCAGCAATTTTCCGGAGCGATCGCAACCTCCCTCGTTGCCGTAGTGATCAATTTTTTCCAAGCTCACAGCGCCAAAACCTACCAAGCAGCAACTATTACTGGCTCCCAGGTTGCTCTGGGAATTTTGTTGTTCTTGCTTCTGATCAGTTTAGCCGGTTGTTTTTACCAATTTTCTAAACGTGATGCTTCATTCTGATCATCCGAAAATCAACCTGCTAGCATCACTTCACAAGAGGTTGTGCTTTCTTGGTTGAAGCACTTATCCAAAGGGACCTAAATGAAGATGCAGGGTGAATGAAGGGGTTGGAAAAATCTAGAGATATGAATAACACTTTTACTACTTTAGATTATAATAATCTAAAGTAGTAAAACGACAAGAGGTTTTTGGGTATGTTTTTAGGAGAAGAAACAGAGTTTGAAACTCTCCAACGGCTGTACGGGAAGAAGATATTTCAAATGGCTGTTGTTTATGGACGCCGTCGTATTGGAAAGATTTCCTTGCTACATGAATTTATTAAGGATAAAAATTCACTCTATCTGCCTGTGGAAGAAATGAATGATTCGCTGAATTTAAAAAAGTTTTCAAGATTGCTAGGAGAAACGTTGGAACACCTAAAAATCTCGGTAATCCAACGTTTCTGAGCACTGAGAACAGATTCCATGAATAATCCAAGATATATCTCGGTTGCTCAACATAGCTAAAGCTGTGCCACAATCGAAGCAGATTCATCTACACGACTAAAGTCGAGAGTGTTCTCGGTCAGTCAATAAAAAAGCATACCTAGATCAATAAATTCAACCGTACAGTCTTCCTTAAATTTCATTTGCAATTCATGAGAAATTGGTTTTTTAGTAAAGAAATAATAAATTGATTCAAAATTTGGAAATAGTTGTCCTTTGTTTATCAATTTTTCGATTTCTAACTGTTTCTTAAAATCATTTCGCCACTTGCATTCGCCAAGGAGAATTTTTTTTGTCTATTTCATCTGCGACGACGACATCAACATCTGTCGGTATTTTTTTGACCGGATCATTCCCCCACCAAGCACCAAAAAATGTTGCAATCAATGGGAGCTCCTCTTCACTATTTTTGCGAACCAAATAATCTAGGGCACTCTCTTCAAATGCTGGTTTTCCCACGAAATCAGATAGTAATGGAAGTACACGACGTTTAGCATAACTAAATCCGTCACCACGTTCTATTAGCTCCTTATTTTGAAAAACAAATTTATGAAAACTAAATAAAGAACCAAAAAACAGTTCCGACGCTTTTTCTTGCTTAATTATCCGCCCACGGTAAATCTGTTGTTAACAGCGAAGCAAACTCCTTGTATTCATCCCGTTCCTGCAACCGATGCTGCCGTCGCTTTTCATATCCAGCACAGACCATCTTTTCTTCCTCGGTCTCCGGTTCAACTTTCGGCACCACAAATTCAATTTCCTCATTCATATGAGAAGGAACTGCCACAAATGTCGTAAAGCAGGTTGCCGCTAGATACCGTTCTCCTGTCGTCAGATTTTCACCAATCACTTTGACAAACACTTCCATTGATTTATGATGGGTCCCTGACACATATGATTCCACACAGACAGAGTGATTTTCATGCAACGGTTTTAAAAAATTTAAGTTATCCAGTGAAGCGGTCACTGCGCCTCTTCGGCAATGACGTGTCACAGAGATCGAAGCTGTATCATCGATCAATGTCATCAGCTTCCCACCAAACAAAAAACCAAATGGATTCAAATCAAAAGGGAAGATCCGATGAGTTTGGATTGCCCGAGAGGTTCGGCAATAATGATATTCTTCCAACTATATTCACTCCATTCATGCATCGTGATGGCTAGAGTATATCACAACAAAAGAAAAATAAACATCCTGCAACAGTACTGATCCGAGCCCAATAAAAAATGTGCTATTCTAAGTTTCAGTCAAATAAAGTACCCGGAAAATAGCAAGCTTGCCTTTATAGTCTAATAGCTCCGCCTCAAGATTTAACGAGCAATATTTGTTATTAACCTTCTAAAATACGTATATGACCATTTTATCCAAATATCAAACCTTAAATGTTAAAAAAACTTACCACTGTATTCTCTCTTAGCATTAAAGTGCTTCTTTACCTTGCCATCACTAAAACTCCTCTGTCGAATATACAGTGATTTGTCAGTAACTCGTTGCTATTCGGATTGCCCACAAAAAAACTCCCTGATCTGCTAAGCGGCTGCCAACCGCTCATCAAATCGAAAGGAGTTTTTTTACTCATATAGCTAGTTTATCCACGCGTTTTTACGACCGAAAAACACGACGAAAATTCACCAGATGATATCAAGTTTTCTGAATTTTTGCCGCTTCAAGTTTTCGCTTGTTGTACTGCTTCAGTTTCCGAAGTTCCCGCATTTGCTTTGTCTCTAACACTTCCATTAAGAATTGGCTATAACGCCCAAATTGCAGTGCTTCACAAAAATTATCTACGACATGAAAATCGTTGATGGAATACGGCAAGTGATCCATATCTTCTTGGAACAACTCCAGCTGTAATGCGCGAGCTTTTGCTAAATGTTCCTGTTCTTGCTTTATGTGGCTGACCATTTTCCCCACGTCTTTTTGATGGAAAGCGAGGATTCCCTTTGTCAGTTCTTCGATAGCGTCATCTGAAACATAACTGATTTGAAACGAAAGTGCTTTGGTTTTTGTCGTAGACATAATAAATCCCCTCTATTCTTAGTTTTTTTGGTACAAGAAAAGATACGTAAATCAATCTACTCTCTCTTTAAATTTCTTTTTCCAAAGTATTTTGTATTGATTCAAAGAATTCTCCCCAGTGCATAGCAGTAGTGAGACATTCCTTTGCGCTAGAGACCTCCGCAGGTTTGATCGGAGAGCGTTTTTCCAGATAAAACAACTTCCTTTCTAAATTGTTAGCTACATTTAAGCAGACTTGACCTTGATTAAGGAGTCGTAGCGATTTGCTGATCTCTCCTTGTTTGATCATTTTCGTCCCTTCTAAAAAATAGTCCATCGCCATTTCCGCATGGTTGAGAATCAACGATGCGTATATTTGCTCTTGTGCTGTCATTTTCTTCCTCCAAACATTTTATTTTTTTTGCTTTTCTAGAATAGATACGCAACCATTCAATAAAATCTTCGAGAAAAAGAAAAAGTTTTGAAATGTTATTACAATAAAAAAACCACATGAAATACACCGATCATTTCATGTAGTTTCCAATTTTCATCTATTTGGTTGCCAAACGTAATTGTTAGATATTCTTCCCGTTTTCCTTTATCGTTTCTTGCAGCCAGTAGAAACTGTCTTTTTTCAATCTCATACCGCTGCCATTTCCATGATCATCAATATCAACGTAGATAAAACCATATCGTTTGCTCATTTGTGCTGATGCATTACTGACAATATCTATCGGCCCCCAAGTTAAACAGCCCATGATTGGCACACCATCATAAATCGTTTCTTTTAGTTGATACAAGTTTTCTGCAAAGAACTTAACTCTCTCTTCATCATGGATTTTTCCATCCTCAACTTTGTCGTGCAATCCTGTACCCAATTCCATTAAAAATATCGGTAATTGATACTGGTCATAGAGTTTATTTAATGTATATCGCAAACCAATAGGATCTTCTAACCAGTTCCACGCGTTTTTCTTGATATGTGGATTGTCTACAGAGGGATCAGGCCAATATTGGATACTTTCTTCGGAAGCTGTTCGATTACCGTAGTAAGAAACACTGATAAAATCTGCCCGTCCTTTTTCAAATATTTCTTTATCTTCTAGTTGAAAACCAATATTAAAGCCTTTTTCTTCAATAAAACGGAGAACCGTTCCTGGATATTTGCCTCGAACCAATACATCTAGATAGTAGTTTTCCAATTGGTCATTTATTTGAGCTGCTCGTACGTCTTCCGGTTTGCTTGAAGCAGGATAAGCAAAGTTGGATAAAACCATGGCAGCAATTTGATTAGCGCTGTCTATATCGTGAGCCATTTTAGCAGCCAAGCTAGATGCAAGCATTTTATGATGCAAAGCGATGAATTTATTTTCCAATGAGTTTTCTACTAGATCACTCGGCATCCCAAACTGGCTAAATGACTCCCGATGAATCAAGTTCATTTCATCAAAAGGAACCCAATATTTCACTCTGCCCTTAAAGTGAGTAAATAAAACCTTACAGTATTTTAAGTAACAATCAATCACTTCTCGTGAATACCATCCTTTATACTTCATAGATAAATTTATAGGCATTTCAAAATGAGAGATCGTTATAATCGGTTCGATGCCATTTTTCAGCAACTCATCGATCAATTTGTCATAAAAAGCGAGTCCTTTTTCATTTGGTTTCTCTTCATCACCATTTGGAAAAATCCGAGCCCAATTTATTGATGTTCTAAAAGAATTAAGTCCAAGTTCTTTTAATAATGCGATATCTTGGGGATAGGTATGATAAAAATCAATAGCATATCTCCGAGGATAATAATTCACTGTATCTGTAATTGCCGCGTTGATCTCTGCTGTAGACATCAAATCATTCTGTACTTTACCTGCTTCATATGCAATCAAATCCGGTGGTGTTACACCTTTGCCGTCAACATCCCAATTACCTTCTGTTTGTGTAGCGGTCACTGCACCGCCCCACAAAAAATCTGCTGGAAATTCTTTCTTATATTCAGTCATATATCATTGTCCTCCATTCTAAATTATATGTTCTTTGATAAACTTTGATTTTCATTTTCTTGTAGTAGTTTCGTTGCTGACTTCTTATACTTTAAAGCTTTAAGACTATTTACCATCACAGCTGTAACTATGACTCCTGCTGCGATACATAATACATACAGCAGAATATTACTAGCGAAAGGAATGGCTAAAAATGTTGATAAAGCAGTATTTTGTGTAATACCTAAAAGTGTAACCAATCCACTCGAAACCGTCGTACCTACAATGATACTAGGCAATACGCATAAAGGATCTGCAACTGCAAAAGGGATCGCTCCTTCTGATATACCGACTAATCCCATGACGATTGCGGATCGTCCGCTCTCGATTTCTTCTTCGGAATAATATTTTTTCCCAATGATTGTCGCTAAAAACATCCCCACAGGCGCAATGGAAACCGCAATCTCCATCGGGGTGCTGATGGTATAAATTCCTTCCGCAAAAGCGGCTAATCCGAATGTATTGGCGATTTTATTAATTGGTCCGCCCATATCGATCGCCATCATCGCTCCCAGTATGATAGACAGCAACACTGCATTACCGCCGCTCATGCTCTGAAGCCAATTCGTCAAAGATTCGTTCATTGCGGCAATGGGTGTACCGATGACATAAATTGTTAAAAAGCCAATAACCGTTGAACCAATCAATGGAATCAGTACCATCGTTTTTACTGGTGCTATTCGTGGTGGTAGTTTAACTTTCTTTAAAAGCAATACAAAATATCCTGATGCGATCCCTACAGCCATGCCGCCTAAAAAACCAGAATTGAGTTGTTGTGCTACCATCCCACCAATAAAAGCAGGTCCTAATCCAG is part of the Enterococcus mediterraneensis genome and harbors:
- a CDS encoding PTS fructose transporter subunit IIC — translated: MSNVKTFSKELARHFMTGVSYMLPVVVAGGLMASFAVIFGGPDVWNDTTTVWGELRQLGVIGLGLVVPIIAAYISYSIADKPGLGPAFIGGMVAQQLNSGFLGGMAVGIASGYFVLLLKKVKLPPRIAPVKTMVLIPLIGSTVIGFLTIYVIGTPIAAMNESLTNWLQSMSGGNAVLLSIILGAMMAIDMGGPINKIANTFGLAAFAEGIYTISTPMEIAVSIAPVGMFLATIIGKKYYSEEEIESGRSAIVMGLVGISEGAIPFAVADPLCVLPSIIVGTTVSSGLVTLLGITQNTALSTFLAIPFASNILLYVLCIAAGVIVTAVMVNSLKALKYKKSATKLLQENENQSLSKNI
- a CDS encoding MFS transporter, with the translated sequence MYLQKKIHLTSAVLATGVMSFAGVLIETAMNVTFPTLIEEFSLSTSLVQWITTIYLLMISIVVPLSTYLHKNFSIRTLFLVSNMAFLAGLFTDFIAPNFAILLLGRLLQGIATGIALPLMFHIILTYAPLNQRGTMMGLGTLTTSIAPAIGPTYGGILTSALSWHYIFIFLVPVLLLSLSLGLYAIPEKKVIKTGRLDLLSLLGLVLLFSGSLIFLSLLGEPLSWLALLIGVCGAGLFYLRTLHLDHPLLKLTVFKNKAFSLFLFSFLVYQFLLLGISFVLPNFIQIVQGQSAFVAGLAMLPGATIGAVLSPISGKILDQAGPKKPILIGLMLAIIGWSALLIFLGISPLWGLIAGHVFYMIGLGLSYSNLMTTGMNSLPPELQNDGNAIFNTLQQFSGAIATSLVAVVINFFQAHSAKTYQAATITGSQVALGILLFLLLISLAGCFYQFSKRDASF
- a CDS encoding acyl-CoA thioesterase — its product is MEEYHYCRTSRAIQTHRIFPFDLNPFGFLFGGKLMTLIDDTASISVTRHCRRGAVTASLDNLNFLKPLHENHSVCVESYVSGTHHKSMEVFVKVIGENLTTGERYLAATCFTTFVAVPSHMNEEIEFVVPKVEPETEEEKMVCAGYEKRRQHRLQERDEYKEFASLLTTDLPWADN
- a CDS encoding ATP-binding protein, whose product is MFLGEETEFETLQRLYGKKIFQMAVVYGRRRIGKISLLHEFIKDKNSLYLPVEEMNDSLNLKKFSRLLGETLEHLKISVIQRF
- a CDS encoding DUF234 domain-containing protein, which translates into the protein MYRGRIIKQEKASELFFGSLFSFHKFVFQNKELIERGDGFSYAKRRVLPLLSDFVGKPAFEESALDYLVRKNSEEELPLIATFFGAWWGNDPVKKIPTDVDVVVADEIDKKNSPWRMQVAK
- a CDS encoding glycoside hydrolase family 1 protein, producing the protein MTEYKKEFPADFLWGGAVTATQTEGNWDVDGKGVTPPDLIAYEAGKVQNDLMSTAEINAAITDTVNYYPRRYAIDFYHTYPQDIALLKELGLNSFRTSINWARIFPNGDEEKPNEKGLAFYDKLIDELLKNGIEPIITISHFEMPINLSMKYKGWYSREVIDCYLKYCKVLFTHFKGRVKYWVPFDEMNLIHRESFSQFGMPSDLVENSLENKFIALHHKMLASSLAAKMAHDIDSANQIAAMVLSNFAYPASSKPEDVRAAQINDQLENYYLDVLVRGKYPGTVLRFIEEKGFNIGFQLEDKEIFEKGRADFISVSYYGNRTASEESIQYWPDPSVDNPHIKKNAWNWLEDPIGLRYTLNKLYDQYQLPIFLMELGTGLHDKVEDGKIHDEERVKFFAENLYQLKETIYDGVPIMGCLTWGPIDIVSNASAQMSKRYGFIYVDIDDHGNGSGMRLKKDSFYWLQETIKENGKNI